A single genomic interval of Aphidius gifuensis isolate YNYX2018 linkage group LG6, ASM1490517v1, whole genome shotgun sequence harbors:
- the LOC122859788 gene encoding gustatory receptor for sugar taste 64f-like, producing the protein MMNDRESFYTAIGPIIKVAQYFGILPISGVIKQSPSMMEFKIKSFRTYWTVSIIVALAIIFITVIVKIIKTLTIGNSNIREVITTGLTERYVWLNKRVKYLSRRKYQAIPWNQLRKNYAILSDLVKQTNNDLSALIFLSYTTNFYFICVRLFNEIGINTTGQFANIYIFVSYCYVIGRTIAVTLSASRINIASKEALPHIYLCQSSKFTDEANRLQNQLAYDDIGFTGMNFFSITRNFMLVTAGTIVTYELIMVQFHDQANK; encoded by the exons atgatg AATGATCGGGAAAGTTTTTACACTGCCATAGGGCCAATAATCAAAGTTGCTCAATACTTTGGAATTCTTCCAATAAGTGGAGTAATAAAACAATCACCAAGTATGATGGAATTTAAGATTAAATCATTTCGTACATACTGGACTGTATCTATTATTGTTGCTCTTGCCATCATTTTTATAAcagttattgttaaaataataaaaactttaacaATTGGAAACTCAAATATTAGAG aagtA ATAACAACTGGACTCACTGAGAGATATGTATGGTTAAACAAAAGggtcaaatatttatctagACGAAAATACCAAGCCATTCCTTGGAATCAGCTAAGAAAAAACTATGCGATTCTCAGTGATCTCgtcaaacaaacaaataatgatttatctgccttaatatttttatcgtatACGACGAATTTTTACTTTATCTGTGTAAGACTGTTCAATGAGATTGG AATTAATACGACTGGACAATTtgctaatatttatatttttgtgtcaTATTGTTACGTCATTGGTAGAACAATCGCTGTTACACTTTCAGCATCGAGAATCAACATTGCAAGTAAAGAGGCTTTACCACATATTTACTTGTGTCAATCGTCAAAATTCACTGATGAG GCAAATCGACTTCAAAATCAATTAGCATATGATGACATTGGCTTCACaggaatgaattttttctcaataactCGAAATTTTATGCTTGTT ACTGCTGGTACTATTGTTACATACGAACTTATCATGGTGCAATTCCATGACCAAGCCAACAAgtaa
- the LOC122859789 gene encoding gustatory receptor for sugar taste 64e-like has translation MMSNQESFHTAIGPIIKVAQYFGILPISGVMKQSPSIMEFKIKSFRTYWTVSIIVALAIIFITVIVKIIKTLTIGNSNIREVITTGLTERYVWLNKRVKYLSRRKYQAIPWNQLRKNYAILSDLVKQTNNDLSPLIFLSYTNNFYFICVRLFNEIINTTGQFANLYIFVSYCYVIGRTIAVTLSASRINIESKEALPHIYLCQSSKFTDEANRLQNQLTYDDIGFTGMNFFSITRNFMLVTAGTIVTYELIMVQFHDQANK, from the exons atgatg AGTAATCAGGAAAGTTTTCATACTGCTATAGGACCAATAATCAAAGTTGCTCAATACTTTGGAATTCTTCCAATAAGTGGAGTAATGAAACAATCCCCAAGTATTATGGAATTTAAGATCAAATCATTTCGTACATACTGGACTGTATCTATTATTGTTGCTCTtgccattatttttataacagttattgttaaaataataaaaactttaacaATTGGAAACTCAAATATTAGAG aagtA ATAACAACTGGACTCACTGAGAGATATGTATGGTTAAACAAGAgggttaaatatttatctagaCGAAAATACCAAGCCATTCCTTGGAATCAGCTAAGAAAAAACTATGCGATTCTCAGTGATCTCGtgaaacaaacaaataatgatttatctcccttaatatttttatcgtatACAAACAATTTTTACTTTATCTGTGTAAGACTGTTCAATGAGAT aATTAATACGACTGGACAATTTGCtaatctttatatttttgtgtcaTATTGTTACGTCATTGGTAGAACAATTGCTGTTACACTTTCAGCATCGAGAATCAACATTGAAAGTAAAGAGGCTTTACCACATATTTACTTGTGTCAATCGTCAAAATTCACTGATGAG GCAAATCGActtcaaaatcaattaacaTATGATGACATTGGTTTCACaggaatgaattttttctcaataactCGAAATTTCATGCTCGTT ACTGCTGGTACTATTGTTACATACGAACTTATCATGGTGCAATTCCATGACCAAGCCAACAAGtga
- the LOC122859790 gene encoding protein artichoke-like, with the protein MGSCQLLSNLLKLKSLLITHHNTIDICHGTCNNNNNLNIVYLRYTIGTVKNLRSSVFSCLKKLENLDISNGSLEIIENGAFIGLEKLKSLTLSSNKLTHIGRNIFEKLINLNSLILRNNKINNIDDKTFDKQTLSTLDLSYNELKFISKYTFYGVKCKWLDLSNNKLTSIEPGSFKNINLDSLYVGNNDKLIENYDAWNVDESKIQTDCIIQGILMICTKLNSLSSVHVIIHDFSPDFSLPSSKLELSGISSIGRNAFKNSNVNVYFRILEIHYTGNHEFIIYPESFESLMNLEDLILNVGATTLTSNLFDKLKSLKYLKIQVIETIQYLSQVLINLKSLRTLEIIGNKTVGICQNVYSKNISNSIVDIRYVSGEINELPENSFICMPQIEIYHTTK; encoded by the exons ATGGGATCCTGTCAATTATTGTCAAatcttttgaaattaaaaagccTTCTAATAACTCATCATAATACAATTGATATTTGTCATGGgacatgtaataataataataatttgaatattgtttATCTTCGTTATACAATTGGtacagttaaaaatttacgatCATCAGTTTTTTCTTGTttgaaaaaacttgaaaatcttGATATAAGTAATGGCAGCCTCGAAATCATTGAAAATGGAGCATTTATTGGACTTGAGAAACTCAAAAGTTTAACATTGTCATCGAATAAATTGACACATATTGgtcgaaatatttttgaaaaattaataaacttaaaTTCTCTTATActgagaaataataaaattaacaatattgatgataaaacattTGATAAACAAACATTATCAACTTTAGATTTGAGTTACAAtgagttaaaatttataagtaaatatacattttatggtGTCAAATGTAAATGGTtggatttatcaaataataaattaacatctaTTGAACCtggttcatttaaaaatataaatcttgaCAGTCTGTATGTAGGAAATAACGATAAACtcattgaaaattatgatGCTTGGAATGTTGATGAATCTAAAATACAAACTGATTGTATTATTCAAGGTATATTAATGATttgtacaaaattaaattctttatcATCAGTTCACGTTATAATACATGATTTTTCACCGGATTTTTCATTGCCAAGTAGCAAACTCGAATTATCTGGAATATCATCAATTGGTAGAAATGCATTCAAAAATTCAAACGTCAATGTCTATTTTAGAATATTAGAAATACATTATACTGGAaatcatgaatttattatttatcctgAATCATTTGAGAGTTTAATGAACTTGGAAGATTTGATTCTGAATGTTGGAGCAACAACATTGACaagcaatttatttgataagcTAAAATCactcaagtatttaaaaattcaagtcatAGAAACTATTCAATATCTCAGTCAAGTATTGATAAATCTTAAAAGTCTAAGAACCTTGGAAATTATTGGTAATAAAACTGTTGGTATTTGTCAAAATGTATATtccaaaaatatatcaaattcaaTAGTAGATATTCGTTATGTAAGTGgtgaaattaatgaattaccagaaaattcatttatttgtatgCCTCAAATTGAA ATTTATCATACAACAAAATAA